One Orcinus orca chromosome 7, mOrcOrc1.1, whole genome shotgun sequence genomic window carries:
- the ALPI gene encoding intestinal-type alkaline phosphatase yields MQGAWVPLLLGLQLSLGFRPVEEENPDFWNLQAAQALDVAKKLQPIQTAAKNLILFLGDGMGVPTVTATRILKGQMNGKLGAETPLAMDQFPYVALSKTYNVDRQVPDSAGTATAYLCGVKANMKTIGVSAAARYNQCSTVPGNEVTSVMSRAKKAGKSVGVVTTTRVQHASPAGTYAHTVNRNWYSDTDMPAQAKKEGCQDIAMQLVYNMDIDVILGGGRKYMFPEGTPDPEYPGNTSESGIRKDQRNLVQEWQAKQQGTQYVWNRTALIQASKDPNVTHLMGLFEPADMKYEFQRDHAKDPSLQEMTEVALRVLSRNPRGFYLFVEGGRIDHGHHEGIAYRALTEAVMFDNAIAKASQLTSEADTLILVTADHSHVFSFGGYTLRGSSVFGLGFDKAADGKSYTSILYGNGPGYVLAGASRPDVNETESSDPAYRQQAAVPLRSETHGGEDVAVFARGPQAHLVHGVQEQTFVAHVMAFAACVEPYTTYCHLQPPGGPADAAHQAACPPLLALLVSALLPVLLATGPH; encoded by the exons atgcagggggcctgggtacCGCTGCTGCTAGGCCTGCAGCTCTCCCTTGGCTTCCGCCCAG TTGAAGAGGAAAACCCAGACTTTTGGAACCTCCAGGCAGCCCAGGCCCTGGATGTTGCTAAGAAGCTGCAGCCCATCCAGACGGCTGCCAAGAATCTCATTCTCTTCCTGGGGGATG GGATGGGGGTGCCCACGGTGACAGCCACTCGGATCCTAAAGGGGCAGATGAATGGCAAACTGGGAGCGGAGACGCCCCTGGCCATGGACCAGTTCCCGTACGTGGCTCTGTCCAAG ACATACAACGTGGACAGACAGGTGCCAGACAGCGCAGGCACGGCCACCGCCTACCTGTGCGGGGTCAAGGCCAACATGAAGACCATTGGTGTAAGTGCAGCTGCCCGGTACAACCAGTGCAGCACGGTACCTGGCAATGAGGTCACATCTGTGATGAGCCGGGCCAAGAAAGCAG GGAAGTCAGTGGGAGTGGTGACCACTACGAGGGTGCAGCATGCGTCGCCAGCTGGCACCTATGCACACACGGTGAACCGTAACTGGTATTCAGACACGGACATGCCTGCCCAGGCGAAGAAGGAGGGCTGCCAGGACATCGCCATGCAGCTCGTCTACAACATGGACATAGAT GTGATCCTGGGTGGAGGCCGAAAGTACATGTTTCCTGAGGGGACCCCAGACCCTGAATACCCAGGCAACACCAGTGAGAGCGGAATCCGGAAGGACCAGAGGAACCTGGTGCAGGAGTGGCAGGCCAAGCAGCAG ggtaCCCAGTACGTGTGGAACCGCACCGCGCTCATTCAGGCATCTAAGGACCCCAATGTAACACACCTCATGG GCCTCTTTGAGCCAGCAGACATGAAGTATGAGTTCCAGCGAGACCACGCCAAGGACCCATCCCTGCAGGAGATGACGGAAGTAGCCCTGCGTGTGCTGAGCAGGAATCCCCGTGGCTTCTACCTCTTCGTGGAGG GAGGCCGCATTGACCACGGTCACCACGAAGGCATAGCTTACAGGGCGCTGACCGAGGCGGTCATGTTCGACAATGCCATTGCCAAGGCCAGCCAGCTCACTAGTGAAGCAGACACGCTGATCCTCGTCACCGCCGACCACTCCCATGTTTTCTCTTTCGGCGGCTACACACTGCGCGGAAGCTCCGTTTTCG ggCTGGGTTTTGACAAGGCCGCTGACGGCAAGTCCTACACCTCCATCCTCTATGGCAACGGCCCGGGGTACGTGCTTGCCGGAGCCTCAAGGCCCGACGTCAACGAGACCGAAAGCA GCGACCCCGCGTACCGGCAGCAGGCGGCCGTGCCCCTGAGGAGCGAGACCCACGGCGGCGAGGACGTGGCGGTGTTCGCGCGCGGCCCGCAGGCGCACCTGGTGCACGGCGTGCAGGAGCAGACCTTCGTGGCGCACGTCATGGCCTTCGCTGCCTGCGTGGAGCCCTACACCACCTACTGCCACCTGCAGCCCCCCGGCGGCCCCGCCGACGCCGCGCACCAGGCCGCCTGCCCGCCCTTGCTGGCGCTGCTGGTCTCGGCGCTGCTGCCGGTGCTGCTGGCGACTGGCCCGCACTGA